A stretch of the Rhizomicrobium sp. genome encodes the following:
- a CDS encoding O-antigen ligase family protein yields MANEGIATGVAPLRPGLDTRIGEVGFVLVLLLIFVGLTPFDARTSAAIAARDAATASGDVLRQVAFLGTFVLILYAALRQRGVLAITAVPPLVGLLLLWCLASSLWTDEPAIVARRAVLAAIFVLSMLLSVDTLGVTRSLTIWRNLMAVLILTDIASCLVVPAAVHQPSDLEAGLAGAWRGLHSHKNQAGSIAACATALFFFFALETRRRSDMLLCAASLFFLVMTRSKSSLGLLPVALIAGGLYRVAWRNKLDRAIAGVAAVLLAVVVTGVVFYEWSFIARVLEDPQQFTGRAAIWSAELAYIHDHPLLGAGFGSFGNTGVRSPIYYYVGPGWVSQIGEGHSGYLEMLVTIGGIGFAISVLALVVQPFAQFWRADRTDANFNAMLFTLFTFDMLHNFMESDFIQVTSAQWGQILLIIALLRLSAREMRERVRP; encoded by the coding sequence ATGGCGAATGAGGGCATTGCCACCGGCGTTGCACCCTTACGGCCCGGTCTCGACACGCGCATCGGCGAGGTCGGGTTCGTTCTCGTCCTGCTGCTCATCTTCGTCGGCCTGACGCCGTTCGACGCGCGCACCAGCGCCGCGATCGCCGCGCGCGACGCCGCCACCGCTTCGGGCGATGTGCTGCGCCAGGTGGCGTTCCTCGGAACGTTCGTGCTGATCCTCTATGCCGCGCTGCGGCAGCGCGGCGTTTTGGCGATCACGGCGGTGCCGCCGCTGGTCGGATTGCTGCTGCTGTGGTGCCTCGCTTCGTCGCTGTGGACGGACGAGCCCGCGATCGTCGCGCGCCGCGCCGTGCTGGCGGCGATCTTCGTGCTGTCCATGCTGCTCTCGGTCGACACGCTGGGCGTGACGCGCTCCCTGACGATCTGGCGCAACCTCATGGCGGTGCTGATCCTGACCGACATCGCGTCGTGTCTCGTCGTTCCGGCGGCGGTGCACCAGCCGAGCGATCTCGAAGCCGGCCTTGCGGGCGCCTGGCGCGGGCTGCACAGCCATAAGAACCAGGCCGGCTCGATCGCGGCCTGCGCGACGGCGCTGTTCTTCTTCTTCGCGCTGGAGACGCGGCGGCGCAGCGACATGCTGCTCTGCGCCGCGTCGCTGTTCTTCCTGGTGATGACGCGCTCGAAATCCTCGCTCGGCCTGCTGCCCGTGGCGCTGATCGCCGGCGGGCTCTATCGCGTCGCCTGGCGCAACAAGCTCGACCGCGCGATCGCCGGCGTCGCGGCGGTGCTGCTGGCGGTCGTCGTGACCGGCGTCGTGTTCTACGAGTGGAGCTTCATCGCGCGCGTCCTGGAAGACCCGCAGCAATTCACCGGCCGCGCGGCGATCTGGTCGGCGGAGCTCGCCTATATCCACGACCATCCGCTGCTGGGCGCGGGCTTCGGGTCGTTCGGCAACACGGGGGTGCGCTCGCCGATCTACTATTATGTCGGCCCCGGCTGGGTGTCGCAGATCGGCGAGGGCCATAGCGGCTATCTGGAGATGCTCGTCACCATCGGCGGCATCGGCTTCGCGATCAGCGTCCTGGCACTGGTGGTGCAGCCCTTCGCGCAATTCTGGCGCGCCGACCGCACCGACGCGAATTTCAACGCGATGCTCTTCACGCTGTTCACCTTCGACATGCTGCACAATTTCATGGAGTCCGATTTCATCCAGGTGACGTCGGCGCAATGGGGACAGATCCTGCTCATCATCGCCCTGCTGCGCCTCTCGGCCCGCGAGATGCGCGAGCGGGTGCGGCCGTGA
- a CDS encoding endo-1,4-beta-xylanase, whose amino-acid sequence MITRRIALAGVAALAAAPMVAAALRPEIAEDTAPLRALAATKGLLFGAANNNYWLRDADFAAASARDCGILVPEYELKRFLTEPVRGAYDFSASDALLGFAERHAMLFRGHTLLWFAANPPWLEDAVAQAKDETVFTRYIAAAAGHYRGRMHSWDVVNEAIEPQDGRADGLRETFWLKRFGPACIDHAFATARAADPQALLVYNDYGLESDTPDHDARRRATLKLLEGLVARGTPVGALGLQGHITAFGPAINQAKLAAFLREVQAMGLRILITEHDVDDGGGPVDFPARDRGVADASRRLLDVALDNPATVALLTWGLSDRFLKPEGARDTWLRGTPRSLPFDSAMQPTAMHAAIAQALGGAAARG is encoded by the coding sequence ATGATCACGCGGCGCATCGCACTGGCGGGCGTCGCCGCGCTCGCGGCCGCGCCGATGGTGGCGGCGGCGCTGCGGCCCGAGATCGCGGAAGACACGGCGCCGCTGCGCGCCCTCGCGGCCACGAAGGGCCTGCTGTTCGGCGCGGCCAACAACAATTACTGGCTGCGCGACGCCGATTTCGCCGCCGCGTCGGCGCGCGATTGCGGCATCCTCGTGCCGGAATACGAGCTCAAGCGCTTTCTCACCGAACCGGTCCGCGGCGCGTATGATTTCTCGGCGTCGGACGCGCTGCTCGGCTTTGCCGAGCGTCACGCGATGCTGTTCCGCGGCCACACGCTGCTCTGGTTCGCCGCCAACCCGCCCTGGCTGGAGGATGCCGTGGCCCAGGCGAAGGACGAGACGGTCTTCACCCGCTACATCGCGGCGGCGGCTGGGCATTATCGCGGGCGGATGCATTCCTGGGACGTCGTCAACGAAGCGATCGAGCCGCAGGACGGCCGCGCCGACGGCCTGCGCGAGACGTTCTGGCTGAAACGGTTCGGACCCGCCTGCATCGACCACGCTTTCGCAACGGCCCGCGCCGCCGATCCGCAGGCGCTGCTGGTCTACAACGACTACGGCCTGGAGAGCGACACGCCCGATCACGACGCGCGGCGGCGCGCGACGCTGAAACTGCTCGAAGGCCTGGTGGCGCGCGGCACCCCGGTGGGTGCGCTCGGTCTGCAGGGCCACATCACGGCTTTCGGGCCGGCCATCAATCAGGCGAAGCTCGCGGCGTTCCTGCGCGAAGTGCAGGCGATGGGGCTGCGCATCCTGATCACCGAGCACGATGTCGACGATGGCGGCGGGCCGGTCGATTTCCCGGCGCGCGATCGCGGCGTGGCGGATGCGAGCCGGCGCCTGCTCGATGTGGCGCTCGACAATCCCGCGACCGTCGCGCTGCTGACCTGGGGGCTGTCCGACCGCTTCCTCAAGCCGGAAGGCGCGCGCGATACCTGGCTGCGCGGCACGCCGCGCAGCCTGCCCTTCGATTCCGCGATGCAGCCGACCGCGATGCATGCCGCCATCGCGCAGGCCTTGGGCGGCGCGGCCGCGCGCGGCTAG
- a CDS encoding glycosyltransferase family A protein yields MTPFFSVVIPVYNRADVLGAALASVLAQSDPDFEILVIDDGSRDDPGATVSAAHDARIRYIRQDNGGGGAARNTGIRNARGAFIAFLDSDDVFLPHHLATMRRLLTGTERTAGYARILVDRGGGKTIVKPPRALASGEDMASYLLCDRGFVPTITTVVPAALARETLYDENLREAEDTDFAIRLALGGCRFAMAEAPGAVWKDHFDPRRQSAGRSTERLAAWLEKMKPRIPRKAYLGGRGWAVAKGVVPARPLRALFYYTAALLAGCYRPRLAVIVFLQIFLPDRAYRALADGAIGRLGIGKPVAVP; encoded by the coding sequence GTGACGCCGTTCTTCTCGGTGGTGATCCCGGTCTACAACCGGGCCGATGTGCTGGGCGCGGCGCTGGCTTCGGTGCTGGCGCAAAGCGATCCCGATTTCGAGATCCTCGTCATCGACGACGGTTCCAGGGACGATCCCGGCGCGACCGTGAGCGCGGCGCACGACGCGCGCATCCGCTATATCCGGCAGGACAATGGCGGCGGCGGCGCGGCGCGCAACACCGGCATCCGCAATGCGCGGGGCGCTTTCATCGCGTTCCTGGATTCCGACGACGTGTTCCTGCCGCATCATCTCGCGACCATGCGCAGGCTGCTCACCGGCACGGAACGGACGGCCGGCTATGCGCGGATCCTCGTCGACCGCGGCGGCGGCAAGACCATCGTCAAGCCGCCGCGCGCCCTGGCGTCCGGCGAAGACATGGCGAGCTACCTGCTTTGCGACCGCGGCTTCGTGCCGACCATCACGACGGTGGTGCCGGCGGCGCTGGCGCGCGAGACGCTCTATGACGAGAATCTGCGCGAGGCGGAAGATACCGATTTCGCGATCCGGCTGGCGCTCGGCGGCTGTCGCTTCGCGATGGCCGAGGCGCCCGGCGCGGTGTGGAAGGATCATTTCGATCCCCGGCGCCAATCGGCCGGCCGCAGCACGGAACGCCTGGCGGCCTGGCTGGAGAAGATGAAGCCGCGCATTCCGCGCAAGGCGTATCTGGGCGGGCGCGGCTGGGCGGTCGCCAAGGGCGTCGTGCCGGCGCGGCCGTTGCGAGCACTCTTTTATTATACGGCGGCCTTGCTGGCCGGCTGCTACCGGCCGCGACTCGCCGTCATCGTCTTTCTTCAGATATTCCTGCCCGACCGCGCCTATCGCGCGCTGGCCGATGGCGCGATCGGCCGGCTCGGCATCGGCAAGCCGGTCGCGGTGCCATGA